From Camelina sativa cultivar DH55 chromosome 20, Cs, whole genome shotgun sequence, the proteins below share one genomic window:
- the LOC104771501 gene encoding actin-related protein 9-like isoform X2 produces the protein MDYLKSVAPTQILSERGSNLVVINPGSAYVRIGLARDEKPFNVPNCIARYNTGKPYVVDQMLNTQVTTNQHVDRERAYNTAASLLKIPYLDESSSGSASRKMGRIDGFNKPSTTKKDTVFPWTDVYEDVQISPVASETSADKGEASATKAAPDVTDTKDASESKRKYRKTIFGEEAMTISPNEPYCIRHPIRRGHFNVSPHYSAQQVCEDLTAILDWVLLEKLHISHSERFSFHAVLVVPETFDSREIKEMLTIVLGGLRFNSAVVHQEGLSAVFGNGLSTACIVNMGAQTSTVVCIEDGVSLPNTEKILPFGGEDICRCLLWIQRHYQKWPQIRTDVLAKPIDMLMLNQLKESYCDIREGEVEAAATVHSYEDGMPAMPHKTTLTSLNVPPMGLFYPNLLVPEVFPQPPREWFQDYENMLEDTWNMDFGGGGNMGLPMWDSFAVSPSKPKKEEKIGLAEAITSSILSAGRIDLRRKLFSSIQLIGGVGSTKGLVRAVEERVLRTIPPTEAINTVEVLPSRTDPTFVTWKGGAILGILDFGREAWIERQEWMENGIHKGSTKKYKDSFYIEGQAMYFINP, from the exons ATG GATTACTTGAAATCTGTTGCTCCGACTCAGATTTTATCCGAACGAGGATCAAATCTCGTTGTCATCAACCCAG GCTCTGCGTATGTAAGAATTGGGTTGGCTAGGGATGAGAAGCCTTTCAATGTCCCTAATTGTATTGCTAGATACAACACAGGGAAACCATATGTTGTTGATCag ATGCTTAACACTCAGGTCACGACGAATCAACATGTTGACCGTGAGAGAGCTTACAATACT GCGGCATCGCTGTTGAAGATACCGTATCTGGATGAAAGTTCTTCTGGCTCTGCATCACGCAAG ATGGGAAGAATAGATGGGTTCAATAAACCGAGCACTACAAAGAAAGATACAGTCTTTCCTTGGACTGATGTGTATGAGGACGTGCAGATTTCTCCTGTCGCATCAG AAACTTCTGCTGATAAAGGTGAGGCCAGCGCAACTAAAGCTGCTCCTGATGTTACTGATACTAAAGATGCTAGTGAGAGTAAGCGCAAGTACAGGAAGACGATTTTTGGTGAAGAAGCTATGACAATATCGCCAAACGAGCCATATTGCATACGCCATCCTATTCGGAGAGGTCACTTCAATGTTTCGCCACATTATTCAGCACAACAG gTTTGCGAGGACTTAACCGCTATCTTGGACTGGGTTTTACTAGAAAAATTGCATATTTCACACAGTGAGAGATTCTCTTTTCATGCTGTTCTTGTTGTCCCGGAAACATTTGACAGCCGCG AAATAAAGGAAATGCTAACTATTGTGTTGGGAGGGCTGCGCTTTAACTCAGCAGTTGTCCACCAAGAAGGTCTATCCGCTGTTTTTGGGAATGGTTTGTCAACAGCTTGTATTGTGAATATGGGAGCCCAGACGAGTACAGTTGTTTGTATCGAG GATGGAGTCTCATTGCCAAATACTGAAAAGATTTTACCTTTTGGAGGAGAG gATATATGTAGATGCCTTTTATGGATTCAGCGGCATTACCAAAAGTGGCCACAAATCCGAACAGATGTTTTGGCAAAGCCAATCGATATGCTGATGCTTAATCAACTTAAGGAGTCATATTGTGATATAAGA GAAGGAGAAGTGGAAGCTGCTGCAACAGTTCATTCTTATGAGGACGGCATGCCAGCTATGCCTCACAAAACAACTCTCACCTCACttaat GTTCCGCCAATGGGTCTGTTTTATCCTAACCTTCTGGTCCCTGAAGTGTTTCCTCAGCCACCACGTGAATG GTTCCAAGACTACGAGAATATGTTGGAGGACACGTGGAACATGGACTTTGGAGGTGGTGGTAATATGGGATTACCAATGTGGGATAGTTTTGCAGTTTCCCCTTCGAAAcctaagaaagaagagaagattggTCTCGCTGAAGCCATTACAAGCAGCATCCTCTCTGCTG GACGCATAGACCTTAGGCGAAAGCTTTTCTCCAGTATTCAATTG ATTGGTGGTGTTGGTTCGACTAAAGGTCTTGTACGAGCTGTGGAAGAAAG GGTTCTCCGCACAATACCTCCAACTGAAGCTATCAACACTGTGGAGGTTCTGCCGTCAAGAACGGACCCAACTTTCGTAACTTGGAAAGGCGGAGCG ATATTGGGAATTCTGGACTTTGGAAGAGAAGCTTGGATTGAGAGACAGGAATGGATGGAAAATGGGATTCATAAAGGCAGTACAAAGAAGTACAAAGACTCTTTTTACATTGAAGGTCAAGCAATGTACTTCATCAACCCCTAG
- the LOC104771501 gene encoding actin-related protein 9-like isoform X1: protein MATRKSKSQISLQDYLKSVAPTQILSERGSNLVVINPGSAYVRIGLARDEKPFNVPNCIARYNTGKPYVVDQMLNTQVTTNQHVDRERAYNTAASLLKIPYLDESSSGSASRKMGRIDGFNKPSTTKKDTVFPWTDVYEDVQISPVASETSADKGEASATKAAPDVTDTKDASESKRKYRKTIFGEEAMTISPNEPYCIRHPIRRGHFNVSPHYSAQQVCEDLTAILDWVLLEKLHISHSERFSFHAVLVVPETFDSREIKEMLTIVLGGLRFNSAVVHQEGLSAVFGNGLSTACIVNMGAQTSTVVCIEDGVSLPNTEKILPFGGEDICRCLLWIQRHYQKWPQIRTDVLAKPIDMLMLNQLKESYCDIREGEVEAAATVHSYEDGMPAMPHKTTLTSLNVPPMGLFYPNLLVPEVFPQPPREWFQDYENMLEDTWNMDFGGGGNMGLPMWDSFAVSPSKPKKEEKIGLAEAITSSILSAGRIDLRRKLFSSIQLIGGVGSTKGLVRAVEERVLRTIPPTEAINTVEVLPSRTDPTFVTWKGGAILGILDFGREAWIERQEWMENGIHKGSTKKYKDSFYIEGQAMYFINP from the exons ATGGCAACccgaaaatcaaaatctcaaatctcGTTGCAGGATTACTTGAAATCTGTTGCTCCGACTCAGATTTTATCCGAACGAGGATCAAATCTCGTTGTCATCAACCCAG GCTCTGCGTATGTAAGAATTGGGTTGGCTAGGGATGAGAAGCCTTTCAATGTCCCTAATTGTATTGCTAGATACAACACAGGGAAACCATATGTTGTTGATCag ATGCTTAACACTCAGGTCACGACGAATCAACATGTTGACCGTGAGAGAGCTTACAATACT GCGGCATCGCTGTTGAAGATACCGTATCTGGATGAAAGTTCTTCTGGCTCTGCATCACGCAAG ATGGGAAGAATAGATGGGTTCAATAAACCGAGCACTACAAAGAAAGATACAGTCTTTCCTTGGACTGATGTGTATGAGGACGTGCAGATTTCTCCTGTCGCATCAG AAACTTCTGCTGATAAAGGTGAGGCCAGCGCAACTAAAGCTGCTCCTGATGTTACTGATACTAAAGATGCTAGTGAGAGTAAGCGCAAGTACAGGAAGACGATTTTTGGTGAAGAAGCTATGACAATATCGCCAAACGAGCCATATTGCATACGCCATCCTATTCGGAGAGGTCACTTCAATGTTTCGCCACATTATTCAGCACAACAG gTTTGCGAGGACTTAACCGCTATCTTGGACTGGGTTTTACTAGAAAAATTGCATATTTCACACAGTGAGAGATTCTCTTTTCATGCTGTTCTTGTTGTCCCGGAAACATTTGACAGCCGCG AAATAAAGGAAATGCTAACTATTGTGTTGGGAGGGCTGCGCTTTAACTCAGCAGTTGTCCACCAAGAAGGTCTATCCGCTGTTTTTGGGAATGGTTTGTCAACAGCTTGTATTGTGAATATGGGAGCCCAGACGAGTACAGTTGTTTGTATCGAG GATGGAGTCTCATTGCCAAATACTGAAAAGATTTTACCTTTTGGAGGAGAG gATATATGTAGATGCCTTTTATGGATTCAGCGGCATTACCAAAAGTGGCCACAAATCCGAACAGATGTTTTGGCAAAGCCAATCGATATGCTGATGCTTAATCAACTTAAGGAGTCATATTGTGATATAAGA GAAGGAGAAGTGGAAGCTGCTGCAACAGTTCATTCTTATGAGGACGGCATGCCAGCTATGCCTCACAAAACAACTCTCACCTCACttaat GTTCCGCCAATGGGTCTGTTTTATCCTAACCTTCTGGTCCCTGAAGTGTTTCCTCAGCCACCACGTGAATG GTTCCAAGACTACGAGAATATGTTGGAGGACACGTGGAACATGGACTTTGGAGGTGGTGGTAATATGGGATTACCAATGTGGGATAGTTTTGCAGTTTCCCCTTCGAAAcctaagaaagaagagaagattggTCTCGCTGAAGCCATTACAAGCAGCATCCTCTCTGCTG GACGCATAGACCTTAGGCGAAAGCTTTTCTCCAGTATTCAATTG ATTGGTGGTGTTGGTTCGACTAAAGGTCTTGTACGAGCTGTGGAAGAAAG GGTTCTCCGCACAATACCTCCAACTGAAGCTATCAACACTGTGGAGGTTCTGCCGTCAAGAACGGACCCAACTTTCGTAACTTGGAAAGGCGGAGCG ATATTGGGAATTCTGGACTTTGGAAGAGAAGCTTGGATTGAGAGACAGGAATGGATGGAAAATGGGATTCATAAAGGCAGTACAAAGAAGTACAAAGACTCTTTTTACATTGAAGGTCAAGCAATGTACTTCATCAACCCCTAG